ATTAGGGTAACGGTTGTCATGTATTGTGGGGCTTATATTTCTTTTTTACTGTTGATTTGATTGATGAGGGAGTCTACGTCTTCCAGCAGGCGCTCAGCTTTGTCGCGGGCGTCTTTGATCACGCGCTGGCCTTCAGCTTTGGCGGCAGAGCCTGCCTCTTCACGGCCGGCGATGAGCTCGTCTGTTAACTCCAATAATTTGGCCCGGTATTTCTCCAGCTGAAAGCTCAGCTTGTCACGGGTTTCGCGGCCTTTCTCCGGCGCAAACAAGATTCCCAGAACAGCGCCCGTGGCGATACCGGTGGAAAAGGCAAGGATGGCGTTGGTCTTTTTGCCCATAGTTTTGGTAGTGTTATGTGTGGTTA
This Rufibacter radiotolerans DNA region includes the following protein-coding sequences:
- a CDS encoding YtxH domain-containing protein; the protein is MGKKTNAILAFSTGIATGAVLGILFAPEKGRETRDKLSFQLEKYRAKLLELTDELIAGREEAGSAAKAEGQRVIKDARDKAERLLEDVDSLINQINSKKEI